The Musa acuminata AAA Group cultivar baxijiao chromosome BXJ2-5, Cavendish_Baxijiao_AAA, whole genome shotgun sequence genomic interval TGCGGTAGAATGATCTCCAGTTAAATACTAATTAGTTCACGCTCAAAGCTATTTTGCGAAACCTGGAACATGATAGTGCTAGTGAAGCTTAAAATCAATAGTGATGAAGATGTCGAACTCCTCCTAATTGAGAGATTTATTCACTGTCGCATCTCCTCTAGCTCCTTCAGTGAACATTTTGCAAATCTAATTGGATACTTGGTGGATGATGTAGGTAAGTGACAAGATGACCCCAAGGAGCTCGCAAGTTGATTGATAAACTGAACCCTCAGAACAAGCCGGGGAGGATCACGGTGATAACGACGATGGGGGCAGAGAACATGCGGGTGAAGCTGCCCCCATTTGATCCGAGCAGTTAGGGGAGCTGAGCAAATTGTAACCTGGGTCAGTGACCCCATGCACGGGAATACCATAAAGGCCCCCCCCATGTGGTCTCAAGACTCAACCTTTCGACTCAATTCTGGTATGTTCGCATGTTTAGCTTTTAGGCTAATTAGATATTATGTCATGTAATTTGTTAActttaatatcttatttttttttatattttaaaaattatattcataaaaagaaaatatttaattttattttttcttatgctATTGAATCTACTAACAAAAATACTATAAGATTTATCATTGACATGCTCACTTTGTCTTATTTTGATTTATTGCTGGACACATATGATATTTTCGTCAACAAAGTGAggagaaacgagattaaatgtttcactttcgttaGTATAGAAATATCAATGTAACTTTTAAAAGTATAGggatcgaaatactaaagataactaattataggggataatatataatttttttatttttagttttagtTATGAATGTTTCATAAATAATCTATACATCAAAACATTGACCTATACATTTtgtcataaataaatatatatctttaataaattcataaaagGAGATTAAGGTATAATATTAAGTGAATTCTTTATTACCAAAAAGTACTGTCTTTACAGTACCTTTATTGCCTAAAGGTACTGTCTTTTAACTCATGATATAACGAGAGCTTGATGACATTTTCAACATTTCTATCTACTATGGATAACATTATGGCTCATAATAACATTATtcctaatgttgataacattaagaataatgttatcaacattattcCTCATAATCTACAATGCTGGATTAATGATGGCCTGGTGACGCTTTCAACATCATAGCTTATGGTTGCACACTTCTTAGATAGTGGCAGGGATGTGGCTGGAAATTTTAGAGCTTCCATTAGCAGTAATTATAGTATTGCGAATTCCTTAGGCTGAGGGCCGGGCCTTCTTTGACGTCCATGAGCAAGAAGGAAGCCACCCGGGAGGTGTTCGAAGAAGAGTTAGGGTGCTATGATGTCGGAATGGTTTTAGAGAATTATTCTTTCTTCTGGATGTGTCCTCGCATGATTTTTGATGTAAAGCTACCAAATTATGTAGCTGAGGCAAAATTCTTTGTTCTTCGTATGAGAATAAGAGGAATCAAAGTAGAAAACAAAATTTCATAGCTTGTTGTGGTGTTatgcaaataaaaaaaaagggggaaaattctCATGAGTCATCCTTTCTTATAAAGCAGATATGCTCGCTGATGAAATGTGGACAGGAATGGCCGCAGCAGTCGAGGGATTGTGGGGGGGTGTGGGTGGGGGGTTTCTATAGCAACTCTGTGAAGAACAAAACAAAATGAAGGTTGAATGATAAAAGAGCATTGAAGTTTAACAATAAATACTAGacgaaaatattattttatagatCTTGGAGCTAACACAATAGGAGAAACTTGAATGATCTTAAAAGACATTTATGAATGTTTGAAGATAAAATTGAAGATATTGAGATAAAAACAAAATTCAAACTGTGATGTGAATAGTATTGATTTTATTGAGATAGATGATTTtgttggattagataataaagaagttagatatcCATATAGATGATTATGCTGATCGgattgattttatttttgaacTTTGGCTTAAGaaatctaataagattaatttcaAACAAATTAGAATTTTATAATTGATCAAGACAAATAAGAGAGATCGAGCATATGAATAACTAATATAAATTGCATGACTCAAAATTTAAAGATTCTAGAAGAAATTAACGATATCAAAGGAAATTATATCAACCTTCAAGGCtttccataatattttttttagagtTCAATGTAGGAGAGCATGTTAgaatattagatcaaattttgtgATTAGatataattttgatttataactCTTACTCAAGATATAAATATCTATCATAATTATAGTAAAATTATTGAGTTTATTCTTCTTCTACAAATAGATGTTTATATAACACTTTAGAcatataattgaaaaaaaaaaaagatagatccAAAGGGAGACCTAGAAATCTAgagattttaaattattatatttgataTAGATTTTTTAGTTTTGAGATGTGTTCTATATTTGATAACAATTTTGCCCATGACGAAGCCTGAAAGAGCTACAACAGCACTGCAAAAGGCCACATGATGGATTTCATGAGGTATGAAATAGACAACAGTGCTGTAGAACACCAAATAATTAACACACACTGATGAAGATATAATTTCCGTATCATGAGTTACGAAAGAGATATAATAGCACTGCAAAAGACCAAATGGAAGATACGCAAccatgaagatatgtatcttccccaTCATGACATGTGAAAGAGACATAACACTACTACAATGGACCAAACtattgcatgtatatatatatatatatatatatatatatatatatatatatatataatcatagtgAAGCCATGGAATGCTCATCATAGTTAAGCCATGGTTTCAAAGGACGACTGTTCCATGACATGCTTGGATTTCTCAGGAGCTTTGACCATTAGAGACTTGAAGATGGGCTTCAACTTCTCCACAGTCTTCACAATTCCCAGGAACATGAGCCTGTAGAGTATGACCATCCCAAACAAGATGGCAAGATCGACCCACTTGGAGTGGCCCATCTCAACTTGCCATGTCTCCCTCAAGATCTCATCCCCAGTGATGGTGGGAGGCCCCCCAGCTTGGTTATTGGGAAAGATCAACCCCAGGAACTCATTCTTGTAGAATCCTTGGTTGGCATACTTGTGGAATGCAATGTAGTACATTGGGTACCTCCACACTGGCTTGGGTAAGTCATTGGGCAACCTAAAGAAGCCTCCATTTAGCATCATCACTCCTTGGATCCCTGCTCCAGTGATGATGCCCATGAGGAAGTCTGGGACGATGCTGGCTACGATCATCATCAACCCCTCCACAAGCATCATGCACATGAACAGCACTAGAGAGAAGTAGACGAAGTGGTCGATCGACTTCTGAAGTCCAACCAAGTAGTAGGCAATGGCTCCTGGTACCACAGAGACGAGAGCCAAGTATGGAGTTGCAGAGAGTGTGTTGGCGATCGTGAATGCAGACACTCCATAATGTCCATTTAATCTTTCTCTTCCAAATATCTGGATTCGACACGTCAAACCATTAGCACTGTTCTAGCTTGTTTGTACTACATGTTCATTCGAACAAGATGGACGATTTTGGCTCATAAATTTTTGCTAGTAAGAACTCAAACTAACCTTCATGTCCTCTACAAACGAAGGGAAGCCTCCAATTGCCATGAAAGTTAGGAAAGAAGCTATGAACATGAGCATGGATCCTCTTGCCTGACAACAATCAGAATCGAGATGATTATAAAAGAGGTTTGGGTACGAATATACCAAAACATCATGGTCATCGATCTGGATACCTGAATCGAACCATAACCGTGGCCAACATCATGAAAAATGGTGCCCACACAGAGGCAAAGGGCGATGTAGATGGCAAATCTCAACCAGTAGTAGCCCAAGTCCCTGTACATGTTCACGAAGGATCTTCTCGTGAGGACAAGCGACTGAGTTATGAAGCTTGCCGGGTTCCTCTTCTTTACCAGAGCTCCTCCCTTCATACACAAGTCAAGGGATGGTGAATTCACATGCTGTGGGAAAGCTACCATGAACAAAGATGATGTTACTTGCTGCGATTACCATGCCGCGGATATCTGCTATTTGCGTTGTTACTTGCTGTGAGCTAACTGAGGATCTGTAAGACTTTACGAGGATCTCGATTGCTTCTGCAGTGCTTCTTGGATTGGACTGGTAATCTTCTTCGATATCCTGTCGGTGACCGGGTCACCAGTGCAACGTTTATATATAACTTGTTCTCGCTTCATCAGAATGAAAGAAATGAATGACACTGACCTTGTCAAAGTCTTTGTTGATGGTCCTGAGATAGTGGTCGGAAGGATTTCTTAGAGGAGGACAGGGGAATCCATTCGAAGCAAAGAACTGGAGCAGAGGCAGAGTAACAACACTGGTTAGAACATGACCTCGTCCTTCTTTGGATTGCCAAATAATTTTTCCTTGATAGTTGACTGTAGAATTACTGAAGACTGGAAGGTCTACCTCATTAGCCATGGACGCAGCGCCAAAGAATACTGTCCTGCCATAAGCCAGGAGGCAAAGGCCGTGGAAGAGCTCGAACACCTCGCTGCTGGGCTGGTGAATGGCCGCCACGACGGTCATCCCTTCCCGTCGAGCCAGCCTGGTGATGCGGTCCATGACGTGGTAGGACGCGGCGCTGTCGAGACCGCTGGTGGGCTCGTCGAGGAACAGCAGCTGAGGTCGCGTCAACAGCTCGATGCAGATGCTCACCCTCCGCTTCTGCCCGCCACTGATGCCCTTGGAAGCCCACCCTCCGATTCTGGTGTTCATGGTTCCTTCCAGCCCCATCTCCCGTATCGTGGCCTCggccctctctctcttctccgacCTCGACATGGAATCCGGCAGCTGCAGCTGCGCTGAGTAGTACACGGCCTCCCTCACCGTCAGCGTTGTCATGAGTACATCATCTTGAGTTACATAAGCCTGAGAGAAGAACAGCTGTTGAGTACTCAACTACTCCAAGAACTGAATCTAATCGAAGACTTTGAGGAGGAACTCTTTGTACATACCGAGGACCCAAAGGCGAGCTTCTGCCTTTGGCCATTGATCAGGATGTCTCCTTTCTGACTCACACCAGATCCCAGCCTTCCTGATCATTTAGCCCGCATATGAAAGTATCAGATACAAATATTCACATCTACAAATAGATCCTATAGGAAACTGAAGAAGGTATCGAGTGTGATGACCTGCTAATGCATCAAGAAGTGTAGATTTGCCACAACCAGAGGGTCCCATAATGGACAACACCTCGCCAGGCCGAGCGCAGCCAGTGATGGCAGAGAGTATGGAGACGCGCCCACCTTTGCGGTCGGGCGCCGAGACCCAGAGATCCTCCCAGGTGAGGAAAACGCCTTGCTGCTCCCTTCTCCCGTTACCGCCGACCTTACGGGCGCCACCGCGCCTTTCACCGCCTACCTCCTCCGTCGCGAGTTGGTCATCCTGACGAGGACTTGGGCTCAGCGGCGGCGGGGTAGTGGGAACATAACCGAACGGGAAGGACGCCTCATCGTCGCCAGGGGAGTCGATGCCATGCATCTCGATGTCGTCGCCAACCGCCGCCGTGGCTCGAAGGCGG includes:
- the LOC135612684 gene encoding ABC transporter G family member 1-like, with amino-acid sequence MASPSSVPRWTPSPSPSRPLRLRATAAVGDDIEMHGIDSPGDDEASFPFGYVPTTPPPLSPSPRQDDQLATEEVGGERRGGARKVGGNGRREQQGVFLTWEDLWVSAPDRKGGRVSILSAITGCARPGEVLSIMGPSGCGKSTLLDALAGRLGSGVSQKGDILINGQRQKLAFGSSAYVTQDDVLMTTLTVREAVYYSAQLQLPDSMSRSEKRERAEATIREMGLEGTMNTRIGGWASKGISGGQKRRVSICIELLTRPQLLFLDEPTSGLDSAASYHVMDRITRLARREGMTVVAAIHQPSSEVFELFHGLCLLAYGRTVFFGAASMANEFFASNGFPCPPLRNPSDHYLRTINKDFDKDIEEDYQSNPRSTAEAIEILVKSYRSSVSSQQVTTQIADIRGMGGALVKKRNPASFITQSLVLTRRSFVNMYRDLGYYWLRFAIYIALCLCVGTIFHDVGHGYGSIQARGSMLMFIASFLTFMAIGGFPSFVEDMKIFGRERLNGHYGVSAFTIANTLSATPYLALVSVVPGAIAYYLVGLQKSIDHFVYFSLVLFMCMMLVEGLMMIVASIVPDFLMGIITGAGIQGVMMLNGGFFRLPNDLPKPVWRYPMYYIAFHKYANQGFYKNEFLGLIFPNNQAGGPPTITGDEILRETWQVEMGHSKWVDLAILFGMVILYRLMFLGIVKTVEKLKPIFKSLMVKAPEKSKHVMEQSSFETMA